The Candidatus Accumulibacter similis genome has a segment encoding these proteins:
- a CDS encoding dihydrofolate reductase, protein MISLIAVVSRNLVIGRNQRLLWRLPEDLRHFRATTGGKPVIMGRKTWESLPEAFRPLPGRHNIVVSRNPRYHPHGASRAASIEEALRIAGDAGEVFVIGGAELYRQTLPMAERLYLTEVAAEASGDAFFPALPRGQWQEVSRRAGRVGSPLAAADCTTPDFDFVVYERARLQPALPPAQ, encoded by the coding sequence ATGATCTCGCTGATTGCCGTCGTGTCGAGAAACCTGGTGATCGGCAGGAACCAGCGGCTGCTCTGGCGTCTGCCTGAAGACCTGCGTCATTTTCGGGCGACGACCGGCGGCAAACCGGTGATCATGGGCAGGAAGACCTGGGAATCGCTACCCGAGGCCTTCCGTCCCCTGCCCGGCCGGCACAACATCGTCGTCAGCCGGAATCCGCGGTACCACCCGCACGGTGCCAGCCGGGCGGCCTCGATCGAAGAGGCACTGCGCATCGCGGGCGACGCTGGCGAGGTGTTCGTCATCGGTGGCGCAGAGCTGTATCGGCAGACCCTGCCGATGGCGGAGCGTCTCTACCTGACCGAGGTCGCCGCCGAAGCCAGCGGCGATGCCTTTTTTCCCGCGCTGCCTCGCGGGCAATGGCAAGAGGTTTCGCGCCGCGCCGGCCGGGTAGGTTCGCCGCTTGCCGCCGCGGACTGCACCACACCCGATTTCGACTTCGTCGTCTACGAGCGAGCGCGCCTGCAACCGGCGCTGCCACCGGCGCAATGA
- a CDS encoding UDP-3-O-acyl-N-acetylglucosamine deacetylase — protein sequence MLKQRTLKAVVSAAGVGLHSGVKVNMSLRPAAPGTGIVFRRVDLEPPVELPASALLVTDTRMCSCVERAGVKVGTIEHLMSAFAGLGVDNAFVDVDAAELPILDGSASPFVFLIQSVGIEEQPVAKRFIRIKSPVEVREDDPAGAKWARLDPHDGFRLSFSIGFNHPAIDRTGQQVSFDFAANSYVREVARARTFGFMQEVEWLHENGLAQGGGLDNAVVLDEYRVLNADGLRYSDEFVKHKVLDAIGDLYLLGHPLLATFSAHKSGHALNNQLARRLLASPEAWEFVSFEDSDLAPQAVARWLASPAF from the coding sequence ATGTTGAAGCAACGCACACTCAAGGCAGTTGTCAGCGCGGCTGGTGTCGGCCTCCATTCCGGTGTCAAGGTGAACATGAGCCTGCGTCCGGCGGCGCCGGGAACCGGCATTGTCTTTCGTCGCGTCGATCTCGAGCCGCCGGTTGAGCTGCCCGCATCGGCATTGCTGGTCACCGACACCCGCATGTGTTCGTGCGTCGAGCGCGCCGGCGTCAAGGTCGGTACGATCGAGCACCTGATGTCGGCGTTCGCCGGCCTCGGGGTCGACAACGCCTTCGTCGACGTCGATGCTGCCGAGCTGCCGATCCTTGACGGTTCGGCGTCGCCCTTCGTCTTCCTAATTCAGTCGGTGGGCATCGAGGAACAGCCGGTGGCCAAGCGGTTCATCCGCATCAAGAGCCCGGTCGAAGTGCGCGAGGACGACCCGGCGGGCGCCAAGTGGGCCCGGCTCGATCCCCATGACGGCTTTCGCCTGTCGTTCTCGATCGGTTTCAATCACCCCGCGATTGACCGCACGGGGCAGCAGGTGAGCTTTGATTTTGCAGCGAATTCCTATGTGCGAGAGGTGGCGCGCGCGCGCACCTTCGGTTTCATGCAGGAAGTCGAGTGGTTGCACGAGAATGGTCTGGCGCAAGGGGGTGGGCTCGACAACGCCGTCGTCCTCGACGAGTACCGCGTGCTCAACGCCGATGGCCTGCGCTACAGCGACGAGTTCGTCAAACACAAGGTACTCGACGCGATCGGCGACCTGTACCTGCTCGGCCACCCGTTGCTGGCGACCTTCAGTGCGCACAAGTCGGGCCATGCGTTGAACAACCAGCTTGCCCGCCGGCTGTTGGCCAGCCCGGAGGCATGGGAATTCGTCAGTTTCGAGGACAGTGACCTGGCGCCGCAGGCCGTAGCGCGCTGGTTGGCATCGCCGGCTTTCTGA
- the ftsA gene encoding cell division protein FtsA has translation MSRDSKDLIVGLDIGTSKIVALVAELTPEGRLNVIGMGSQESRGLKKGVVVNIEETVATISRVLQEVELMADCKVRDVYTGIAGSHIRSFNSNGMVAIKDKEVTPMDVERVIETARAMPIPADQEILHILTQEFIIDDQDGIREPIGMSGFRLEVKVHIVTGAVSAAQNIVKCVRRCGLEVNDLVLQPLASSCAVLSDDEKDLGICLIDIGGGTTDLAVWTQGAIRHTSVIPIAGDQVTNDIAMALRTPTREAEDIKRKYGCALAHLADPEDVLDVAGVDDRPSRKLSRRALADVIQPRVEELYELIQAELRRSGFEDVLSSGIVLTGGASVMPGMIELGEEIFHMPVRLGVPKYQGALADVVQSPRFATACGLLLEAHTQRKRGLKVRETRDVKQVFGRMKSWFEKNF, from the coding sequence ATGAGCAGGGATAGCAAGGATCTGATCGTTGGACTCGACATTGGCACGTCGAAGATTGTTGCTCTGGTTGCCGAGCTCACTCCCGAAGGGCGGCTCAACGTCATCGGCATGGGCTCGCAGGAATCGCGAGGCCTGAAGAAGGGCGTCGTCGTCAACATCGAGGAGACCGTTGCCACGATCTCGCGCGTCCTGCAGGAAGTCGAGCTGATGGCCGACTGCAAGGTGCGCGACGTCTACACCGGAATCGCCGGCAGCCACATCCGCAGCTTCAACTCGAACGGCATGGTGGCGATCAAGGACAAGGAAGTCACGCCGATGGATGTCGAGCGCGTCATCGAGACGGCACGGGCGATGCCGATCCCGGCCGACCAGGAGATCCTCCACATCCTGACGCAGGAGTTCATCATCGACGACCAGGACGGCATTCGCGAGCCGATCGGCATGAGCGGCTTCCGCCTCGAAGTCAAGGTGCATATCGTCACCGGCGCCGTTTCCGCGGCCCAGAACATCGTCAAGTGCGTACGCCGCTGCGGTCTCGAGGTCAATGATCTGGTCCTGCAACCCCTGGCTTCGAGTTGCGCGGTGCTTTCGGATGACGAGAAGGATCTCGGCATCTGCCTGATCGACATCGGTGGCGGCACGACCGATCTGGCGGTGTGGACACAGGGAGCGATCCGCCACACCTCGGTGATTCCGATTGCCGGCGACCAGGTGACCAACGACATCGCCATGGCGCTGCGCACACCGACGCGTGAGGCCGAAGACATCAAGCGCAAGTACGGTTGCGCGCTGGCGCATCTTGCCGATCCGGAGGACGTCCTCGACGTCGCCGGTGTGGACGACCGTCCCTCGCGCAAGCTGTCGCGACGCGCGCTGGCCGACGTCATCCAGCCGCGGGTGGAGGAACTCTATGAACTCATTCAGGCGGAACTGCGGCGTTCGGGGTTCGAGGATGTCCTGTCATCGGGAATCGTCCTCACCGGTGGCGCTTCGGTCATGCCGGGGATGATCGAACTGGGCGAGGAGATCTTCCACATGCCGGTGCGGCTGGGCGTGCCGAAGTATCAGGGGGCGCTCGCCGACGTGGTTCAGAGCCCGCGTTTCGCGACTGCCTGCGGCTTGTTGCTCGAGGCCCACACGCAGCGCAAGCGCGGCCTCAAGGTGCGCGAGACGCGCGATGTCAAGCAGGTGTTTGGTCGTATGAAGTCGTGGTTCGAAAAGAACTTCTAA
- the mog gene encoding molybdopterin adenylyltransferase, protein MNGNEELLVGLVSISDRAAQGVYEDRGLPALDHWLRLAVSSPWRSETRLIADDRPSIEQTLIDLVDRIGCHLILTTGGTGPAARDQTPEATLAVADRLMPGFGEEMRRISLNFVPTAILSRQVAVIRRQTLIVNLPGQPKAIRETLEGLRTADGSLLVSGIFAAIPYCIDLLGGPYVETREEVVKAFRPKSAQRSQPA, encoded by the coding sequence ATGAACGGCAATGAGGAGTTGCTGGTCGGACTGGTTTCGATCAGCGATCGCGCTGCACAGGGCGTCTACGAGGACCGGGGGCTGCCGGCGCTCGACCACTGGTTGCGGCTTGCCGTCAGCAGCCCGTGGCGAAGCGAAACGCGCCTGATCGCCGATGATCGTCCGTCGATCGAGCAGACGCTGATCGACCTCGTCGACCGCATCGGCTGTCATCTCATACTGACCACCGGCGGCACCGGACCAGCCGCCCGCGACCAGACTCCGGAAGCGACGCTGGCCGTCGCCGACAGGCTGATGCCAGGCTTCGGCGAGGAGATGCGGCGAATCAGCCTGAACTTCGTGCCGACGGCGATCCTCTCGCGCCAGGTGGCGGTGATTCGTCGCCAGACACTGATCGTCAACCTCCCCGGGCAGCCGAAGGCGATCCGCGAGACGCTCGAAGGGCTCAGGACCGCCGATGGCAGCCTGCTGGTCAGCGGCATCTTCGCCGCCATCCCCTACTGCATCGACCTCCTGGGCGGTCCCTACGTCGAAACGCGCGAAGAGGTCGTCAAGGCCTTTCGGCCGAAATCCGCGCAGCGATCGCAACCAGCCTGA
- the ftsZ gene encoding cell division protein FtsZ: MFEIIEKEQSERDTVIKVIGIGGAGGNAVDHMIREGVNGVDFITANTDSQALARSIALQKLQLGKTGLGAGAKPEAGKSAAIEEREAIAASLQGAHMVFITAGMGGGTGTGAAPIVAEVARELGVLTVAVVTKPFAFEGKRLKVAEVGISELQKHVDSLIVILNDRLMDVLGEDVSMDEAFRAADNVLRNAVGGIAEIINFPGLVNVDFEDVRTVMGEMGMAMMGSANAAGVDRARIAAERAVSSPLLEGVNLSGAKGVLVNITASRSLKMREVNEVMNTVRAFAADDAHIIFGAVYDEQMGEEIRVTVVATGLGQAQAKQRPFEVIRNIDRQATGTDGPFGAGAIDYASLDQVPAIVRKGRSATVEALANSGVDRYDIPAFLRKQAD, encoded by the coding sequence ATGTTTGAAATCATCGAGAAGGAACAGAGCGAGCGGGATACCGTGATCAAGGTGATCGGCATCGGTGGCGCCGGCGGCAACGCCGTCGACCACATGATCCGCGAGGGTGTCAACGGGGTGGATTTCATCACCGCCAACACCGACTCGCAGGCGCTTGCCCGCAGCATTGCCCTGCAGAAGCTGCAGCTCGGCAAGACCGGTCTCGGCGCTGGCGCCAAGCCGGAGGCCGGCAAGAGTGCGGCGATCGAGGAGAGAGAAGCGATTGCCGCTTCGCTGCAGGGTGCGCACATGGTGTTCATCACCGCTGGCATGGGCGGCGGCACGGGTACCGGCGCCGCGCCGATCGTTGCCGAGGTGGCGCGTGAGCTTGGCGTGCTGACCGTTGCCGTCGTCACCAAGCCGTTCGCCTTCGAGGGCAAGCGGCTGAAAGTGGCCGAGGTCGGGATTTCCGAGCTGCAGAAACACGTGGACTCGCTGATCGTCATCCTGAACGACCGGCTGATGGACGTGCTCGGTGAAGACGTCTCGATGGATGAAGCCTTCCGTGCGGCCGACAACGTGCTGCGCAACGCGGTCGGCGGCATTGCCGAAATCATCAACTTCCCCGGCCTGGTGAACGTCGACTTCGAGGACGTGCGGACGGTCATGGGCGAGATGGGAATGGCGATGATGGGCTCGGCCAACGCTGCCGGTGTTGACCGGGCGCGAATCGCTGCCGAGCGCGCGGTTTCGTCCCCGCTCCTCGAGGGTGTGAACCTCTCTGGTGCCAAGGGGGTGCTGGTCAATATCACGGCCTCCCGGTCGCTGAAGATGAGGGAAGTAAACGAAGTGATGAACACCGTCCGAGCTTTTGCCGCCGACGACGCGCACATCATCTTCGGCGCCGTCTACGACGAGCAGATGGGCGAGGAGATTCGTGTCACCGTGGTGGCCACCGGCCTCGGCCAGGCGCAGGCAAAGCAACGGCCCTTCGAGGTGATTCGCAACATCGACCGCCAGGCCACCGGGACCGACGGACCGTTCGGCGCCGGCGCAATCGACTACGCCTCGCTTGATCAGGTGCCGGCGATCGTCCGCAAGGGCCGCAGCGCGACCGTCGAAGCGCTGGCCAACAGCGGTGTGGACCGTTACGATATCCCGGCCTTTCTGCGCAAGCAGGCCGACTGA
- a CDS encoding DUF615 domain-containing protein, giving the protein MSSHSTAADRQEDPQPPSKTKRKHAMAELQGLGEQLVALPDDRLRQVELPEGLRLAVVEARGMTRQDDARRRQMQYIGRLMRAVDPQPIREVLAAARGDSAGETAMLHRVERLRSELLADEKLLFTIASRSPAVDLQQLRSLRRAALAEQAQGKAPRSYRALFRLLREIDQKAATLHGDGDDERQ; this is encoded by the coding sequence ATGAGCAGCCACTCCACTGCGGCAGACAGGCAGGAAGATCCGCAACCGCCGTCGAAGACGAAACGCAAGCACGCAATGGCGGAGCTGCAGGGACTGGGTGAGCAACTCGTGGCACTGCCCGACGACCGTCTGCGCCAGGTGGAGTTGCCCGAGGGCCTGCGGCTGGCGGTCGTCGAGGCTCGCGGCATGACGCGCCAGGACGACGCACGGCGCCGGCAGATGCAGTACATCGGCCGGCTGATGCGGGCGGTCGACCCGCAACCGATTCGCGAGGTCCTGGCGGCGGCGCGCGGCGACTCCGCCGGCGAAACGGCGATGCTGCACCGGGTCGAGCGCTTGCGCAGCGAGCTTCTCGCCGACGAGAAGCTTCTGTTCACGATTGCCAGCCGCTCGCCGGCGGTCGACCTGCAGCAGTTGCGCTCGCTGCGGCGGGCAGCCCTCGCCGAGCAGGCGCAGGGCAAGGCACCACGCAGCTACCGTGCGTTGTTTCGGCTGCTCCGGGAAATCGATCAGAAGGCGGCGACCTTGCATGGGGATGGCGATGATGAACGGCAATGA
- a CDS encoding thymidylate synthase — translation MKQYLDLMQHVLDNGCVKGDRTGTGTRSVFGWQMRFALDAGFPLLTTKRLHLRSIVHELLWFLRGETNIRYLQENGVRIWDEWADASGDLGPVYGHQWRHWQTADGRQIDQMAQLVDGLRHQPDSRRHLVTAWNPGDVERMALPPCHAFFQLYVAPPQADDADQRPRLSCQLYQRSADIFLGVPFNIASYALLTLMLAQVCCYRPGDFVHTFGDAHLYSNHFEQARLQLAREPRSLPRMRLNPAVCDLFGFRFEDFELEDYDPHPHIAAPVAV, via the coding sequence ATGAAGCAGTATCTGGATCTGATGCAGCACGTTCTGGACAATGGTTGCGTCAAGGGCGACCGCACGGGCACCGGGACGCGGTCGGTGTTCGGCTGGCAGATGCGTTTTGCGCTCGACGCCGGCTTCCCCCTCCTGACCACCAAGAGACTGCACCTGCGCTCGATCGTCCACGAGCTGCTGTGGTTTCTGCGCGGCGAGACGAACATCCGCTACCTGCAGGAGAACGGCGTGCGGATCTGGGACGAGTGGGCCGACGCGAGCGGTGATCTCGGACCCGTCTACGGCCATCAGTGGCGTCATTGGCAGACTGCCGACGGCCGGCAGATCGACCAGATGGCGCAACTCGTCGACGGGCTCAGGCACCAGCCCGACTCGCGGCGCCACCTGGTCACCGCCTGGAACCCGGGAGACGTCGAACGGATGGCGCTGCCGCCCTGCCATGCGTTCTTTCAGCTCTACGTGGCTCCGCCGCAGGCTGACGACGCCGACCAGCGACCCCGGCTGTCGTGTCAGTTGTACCAGCGCAGCGCCGACATCTTTCTCGGTGTCCCCTTCAACATCGCCTCCTACGCTCTCCTGACACTGATGCTGGCACAGGTCTGCTGCTATCGCCCGGGCGACTTCGTGCACACCTTCGGCGATGCGCACCTCTACAGCAACCATTTCGAACAGGCACGGCTGCAACTGGCGCGCGAGCCACGCAGCCTGCCGCGGATGCGGCTGAACCCGGCGGTCTGCGATCTTTTCGGCTTCCGCTTCGAGGATTTCGAACTCGAGGACTATGATCCGCATCCGCACATTGCGGCACCGGTTGCAGTTTAG
- a CDS encoding DUF721 domain-containing protein, whose protein sequence is MADTLHRFLAAPDGAAKVMAHAQLLLRLDEIFRRVAPAHLVPASAVANFKSGILVIHAHNGAVAAKLRQIAPTLANELTQRGIECRGLQIRVHAVQARTPARHPQPSRPLTAGSCERLAALRESLPASPLRQAVERLLARSARQE, encoded by the coding sequence ATGGCCGACACCCTGCATCGCTTCCTCGCCGCGCCCGACGGTGCGGCAAAGGTCATGGCACACGCGCAACTGTTGCTGCGGCTGGACGAAATCTTCAGGAGGGTCGCGCCGGCGCACCTCGTGCCGGCGAGCGCCGTGGCGAACTTCAAGTCGGGCATCCTGGTCATTCACGCGCACAACGGTGCGGTGGCGGCAAAACTGCGGCAGATCGCCCCGACCTTGGCGAACGAGCTCACGCAGCGGGGTATCGAGTGTCGCGGCCTGCAGATCCGGGTGCATGCCGTGCAGGCCCGCACGCCGGCCAGGCATCCGCAACCCAGCAGGCCGCTCACCGCCGGAAGTTGCGAGCGGCTGGCAGCACTGCGCGAATCGCTGCCCGCATCGCCGCTGCGGCAGGCGGTCGAGCGTCTTTTGGCGCGTTCGGCTAGACAGGAATGA
- the dctP gene encoding TRAP transporter substrate-binding protein DctP, translating into MERRSFLKNAGVGLAAGTMAMPAIAQSAPTIKWRLASSFPKSLDTIYGGAEVMAKRVAEATGGKFQIQVFAGGEIVPGPAVFDAVKDGTVEMGHTVSYYFFGKDPTYALETAVPFGMTNRMMDAWMRHGNGGKLLGEFFGKSNIMTIPCGNTTTQMGGWYRKEIKTVADLNGLKIRIGGFAGAVLTKLGAVPQQIPGGDIYPALEKGTIDAAEWIGPYDDQKLGFNKVAKFYYYPGWWEGGPQVSAYVNRKKWAELPKEYQTILQIACADAHVDMVAKYDARNPTALKQLVGSGTQLKQFPKEVMDACYKAAMELYAETSAKNAEFKKVYDDYKKFMDDQVLWMRVAEGSYTNYIFSKR; encoded by the coding sequence GTGGAAAGACGTTCGTTCTTGAAGAATGCTGGTGTCGGTCTTGCCGCCGGCACCATGGCCATGCCGGCAATTGCCCAGAGTGCGCCGACGATCAAGTGGCGCCTGGCTTCGAGCTTCCCGAAGAGCCTCGACACCATCTACGGAGGTGCCGAAGTCATGGCCAAGCGCGTTGCCGAGGCAACCGGCGGCAAGTTCCAGATCCAGGTCTTCGCGGGTGGCGAGATCGTCCCCGGGCCAGCGGTCTTCGATGCCGTCAAGGACGGCACGGTGGAAATGGGCCATACCGTCTCCTACTACTTCTTCGGCAAGGATCCCACGTACGCGCTGGAGACGGCGGTTCCCTTCGGCATGACGAATCGCATGATGGACGCCTGGATGCGTCACGGCAACGGTGGCAAGCTGCTTGGCGAGTTCTTCGGCAAGTCGAACATCATGACCATTCCCTGCGGCAACACGACGACCCAGATGGGCGGCTGGTATCGCAAGGAGATCAAGACGGTAGCTGACCTCAATGGGTTGAAGATTCGCATCGGCGGCTTCGCCGGTGCCGTCCTCACCAAGCTGGGAGCGGTGCCGCAGCAGATTCCGGGTGGCGACATCTATCCGGCACTCGAGAAGGGCACGATCGACGCCGCCGAGTGGATCGGCCCATACGACGATCAGAAGCTCGGTTTCAACAAGGTGGCCAAGTTCTACTATTACCCAGGATGGTGGGAGGGCGGTCCGCAGGTGTCGGCCTATGTCAACCGGAAGAAGTGGGCAGAGCTGCCGAAGGAGTACCAGACCATCCTGCAGATCGCCTGTGCCGATGCGCACGTAGACATGGTCGCCAAATACGATGCCAGGAATCCGACGGCGCTGAAGCAACTCGTCGGCTCGGGAACGCAGTTGAAACAGTTCCCGAAGGAAGTCATGGACGCCTGCTACAAGGCCGCGATGGAGCTTTATGCCGAGACATCGGCGAAGAATGCCGAGTTCAAGAAGGTGTACGACGACTACAAGAAGTTCATGGACGACCAGGTTCTCTGGATGCGAGTCGCCGAGGGTTCGTACACCAACTACATCTTCAGCAAACGCTAG
- a CDS encoding D-alanine--D-alanine ligase produces the protein MSRQDFGRVAVLFGGRSAEREVSLNSGARVLAALQRQGVDAHAFDPATRHLDELAAFDRAFIALHGRHGEDGTIQGALELMGVPYTGSGVMASALGMDKWRSKLLWQAAGLPIPEYVVLEAGSDFAGVEAALGLPLFVKPACEGSSIGITKVTQAGELGAAHAAASRHDPLVLAERAILGGEYTAAILGDEALPIIKIEPGTDFYDYEAKYLRDDTVYRCPCGLPAEREVELRALALEAFRVLGGRGWGRVDFLMDAACGGRAYLLEVNTSPGMTDHSLVPMAARAAGIGYDELVVRVLALATLG, from the coding sequence ATGAGCCGCCAGGATTTCGGCAGGGTTGCAGTGCTCTTCGGTGGCCGATCGGCCGAGCGGGAGGTATCGTTGAACAGCGGTGCGCGCGTTCTCGCCGCGCTGCAGCGTCAGGGAGTCGACGCCCACGCCTTTGACCCGGCGACACGTCATCTCGACGAACTTGCCGCCTTCGACCGCGCGTTCATTGCGCTGCACGGACGTCACGGCGAGGACGGAACGATCCAGGGCGCGCTCGAACTGATGGGCGTCCCGTACACCGGCAGTGGGGTGATGGCTTCGGCACTGGGGATGGACAAATGGCGCAGCAAGCTGTTGTGGCAGGCGGCAGGCCTGCCGATCCCGGAGTATGTGGTTCTCGAAGCGGGCAGCGATTTCGCCGGGGTCGAGGCGGCACTCGGGCTGCCGCTCTTCGTCAAGCCGGCCTGCGAAGGCTCTTCGATCGGCATAACCAAGGTCACGCAGGCCGGCGAACTGGGCGCAGCGCATGCAGCCGCCTCTCGCCACGACCCGCTGGTGCTCGCCGAGCGGGCGATCCTCGGCGGCGAGTACACGGCCGCGATCCTCGGCGATGAGGCGCTGCCGATCATCAAGATCGAGCCGGGCACCGACTTCTACGATTACGAGGCCAAGTACCTGCGTGACGACACGGTCTATCGCTGCCCCTGCGGGCTGCCGGCGGAGCGCGAAGTCGAACTGCGGGCACTGGCCCTGGAGGCCTTTCGTGTGCTCGGCGGTCGCGGCTGGGGGCGGGTCGACTTCCTGATGGACGCGGCTTGCGGTGGTCGCGCCTATCTGCTCGAGGTAAACACCTCGCCGGGAATGACCGACCATTCGCTGGTGCCGATGGCGGCTCGCGCCGCCGGTATCGGCTACGATGAACTGGTGGTCCGCGTCCTCGCGCTCGCCACCCTGGGATGA
- the pmbA gene encoding metalloprotease PmbA, whose product MSRSVPPASSESRFSHSLDALRELARDVLAHAGRQGASACEVDVSTGFGQSVSVRCGEVETIEYNRDKGVSVSVYLGRRKGHANTSDFSPRAVRETVEAALSIARFTAEDPCAGLADATLLATDVNSQPDLELYHPWRLSVDDAVAIARRCEQAAFAVSPEISNSEGATVSIQEGQFVAANSLGFIAGYPSSRHYLSCSLIAGRNDNMQRDDWYEVARDPLALGSAEAIGERAAQRALSRLGARRIRTCKVPVLFEAPLAASLIGNFVHAASGGSLYRRTSFLLDSLGKRIFPSKLHISERPHLPRALASSYFDNDGVATQDREVVTGGRLQGYFLSAYSARKLGMQTTGNAGGCHNLIVRPGKRDLPGLLRKMGRGLLVTELLGQGVNYVTGDYSRGAAGYWVEGGAIVHPVEGVTIAGNLRDMFRNIVAVGTDVVVRGSKQVGSILTEEMKVAGD is encoded by the coding sequence ATGTCCCGTTCAGTCCCGCCCGCCAGCAGCGAATCACGTTTCAGCCACAGCCTTGACGCGTTGCGCGAGCTGGCGCGCGATGTCCTCGCGCACGCTGGCAGGCAGGGGGCGAGCGCCTGCGAGGTCGACGTCTCGACGGGCTTCGGGCAGTCGGTGAGCGTGCGCTGCGGCGAGGTCGAGACCATCGAGTACAACCGGGACAAGGGCGTCTCGGTCTCGGTCTACCTAGGCCGGCGCAAAGGACACGCCAACACCTCGGATTTCTCGCCCAGGGCCGTGCGCGAGACCGTCGAGGCGGCGTTGAGCATCGCCCGCTTCACCGCCGAGGACCCCTGCGCCGGCCTGGCCGACGCCACTCTGCTGGCGACCGATGTCAACAGCCAGCCGGACCTCGAGCTTTATCATCCGTGGCGGCTTTCGGTCGACGATGCCGTTGCCATCGCCCGCCGCTGTGAGCAGGCTGCCTTTGCCGTCAGTCCCGAGATCAGCAATTCGGAAGGTGCGACGGTGTCTATCCAGGAAGGTCAGTTCGTTGCCGCCAACAGCCTTGGCTTCATCGCCGGCTATCCGAGTTCGCGTCACTACCTGTCGTGCTCGCTGATTGCCGGCCGCAACGACAACATGCAGCGGGACGACTGGTACGAGGTCGCCCGCGACCCGCTGGCGCTCGGTTCGGCCGAGGCGATCGGCGAGCGCGCCGCGCAACGCGCGCTGTCCCGTCTCGGCGCGCGCAGGATCAGAACCTGCAAGGTGCCGGTGTTGTTCGAGGCGCCGCTGGCAGCGTCGCTGATCGGCAATTTCGTGCACGCGGCGAGCGGCGGCAGCCTCTATCGCCGCACCTCCTTCCTCCTCGACAGCCTGGGCAAGCGCATCTTCCCGAGCAAGCTGCACATCAGCGAGCGGCCACACCTGCCACGCGCGCTCGCCAGCAGCTATTTCGACAACGACGGTGTTGCCACACAGGACCGCGAAGTGGTCACTGGCGGTCGGCTGCAGGGCTATTTCCTCAGCGCCTACAGCGCCCGCAAGCTGGGGATGCAGACCACGGGCAATGCCGGTGGCTGTCACAACCTGATCGTCCGCCCTGGAAAGCGCGATCTGCCGGGGCTGTTGCGCAAGATGGGACGTGGACTGCTGGTCACCGAGCTGCTCGGCCAAGGTGTCAACTACGTCACCGGCGACTATTCGCGCGGCGCTGCCGGCTATTGGGTCGAAGGGGGCGCCATCGTGCACCCCGTGGAAGGAGTCACCATTGCCGGCAACCTGCGCGACATGTTCCGCAACATCGTTGCCGTCGGCACCGACGTCGTCGTTCGGGGCTCGAAGCAGGTTGGTTCGATCCTGACCGAAGAGATGAAGGTCGCAGGCGACTGA
- a CDS encoding FtsQ-type POTRA domain-containing protein, whose translation MWHKPHLLKAIADLLFLAGGAALLAAAVVWGSSRLRLFPLAEVQVIGELRVVQRQEMEEALSDLLRGNFFTVDLEALRRALEDLPWVRRAELWRRWPSRIEVRVEEQKAVAHWGDGHGELVNSFGEVFAASLRDDQRLPRLSGPSGSSREVLRRHGEFAELLRPASLRPAQLSLSPRLAWAVKLEDGMLVELGREQAKAPIRMRLQRFVEYYPKMPDAQHGRPVAVDMRYPNGFALRFTASAVQEVKGKK comes from the coding sequence ATGTGGCACAAACCACACCTGCTGAAAGCGATCGCCGACCTGCTCTTTCTCGCAGGTGGAGCAGCCCTGCTGGCGGCTGCGGTCGTCTGGGGTTCGTCGCGCCTGCGGCTGTTCCCGCTTGCCGAAGTGCAGGTGATCGGCGAATTGCGGGTCGTGCAGCGGCAGGAGATGGAGGAAGCGCTGTCCGACCTCCTGCGCGGCAACTTCTTCACTGTCGATCTCGAGGCGCTGCGGCGGGCACTCGAGGACCTGCCGTGGGTGCGCCGCGCCGAGTTGTGGCGCCGGTGGCCATCGCGGATCGAAGTGCGCGTCGAGGAGCAGAAGGCCGTGGCCCATTGGGGAGACGGGCATGGCGAGCTGGTCAACAGCTTCGGCGAGGTATTTGCCGCCTCGCTGCGAGACGACCAGCGGCTTCCCCGGCTCAGTGGACCGAGCGGTTCCTCGCGCGAGGTCCTGCGTCGCCATGGCGAGTTCGCCGAGCTGCTCAGACCGGCCAGCCTGCGGCCCGCGCAGCTGAGCCTGTCGCCGCGCCTGGCCTGGGCGGTCAAGCTGGAGGACGGGATGCTGGTTGAACTGGGCCGCGAACAGGCCAAGGCGCCGATTCGCATGCGCCTGCAACGCTTCGTCGAGTACTACCCGAAAATGCCGGATGCCCAGCACGGGCGGCCAGTCGCGGTGGACATGCGGTATCCAAACGGTTTCGCACTGCGCTTCACCGCCAGTGCGGTTCAAGAAGTCAAAGGAAAGAAATGA